The following proteins are encoded in a genomic region of Danio rerio strain Tuebingen ecotype United States chromosome 16, GRCz12tu, whole genome shotgun sequence:
- the fam110d gene encoding uncharacterized protein LOC798535 (The RefSeq protein has 4 substitutions compared to this genomic sequence), whose amino-acid sequence MKPLTPIGSPSPLRLLNKGPDYLRRQMDAGSRGRSISAVERLEADKAKYVKTQQVINTKQEPVLVPCATPPPVPRRNLTTSTPSTPVLLPRNQMVPFSAPSFSRDENEDDSRKENCRNESDVETNNNANKPPVLSPRTPLVAPHSAPIMRRSNGKRMLRPDSLVIYRQKKECKSPGENINGNIEVKGYSFVRRLFQGSMREKSSVNDVAQKTVINEEKASSSRDGDSRMSWSNDKDTVDGGVETRRSSKSEREHSSAEIQNNNEEKQPKICLRNSTRNSNNNDMDPWKPVIPWKRTNMKRSKSELRLRCSLAISEQERFFDYCGLDFDMVERLGPENFLAGASSVDTLSLLLRSVGGGGSEPSEFSRHSGEGIFQEELAEQIPTGVSIIERNARVIKWLYGCRSAAQEGPKESTV is encoded by the coding sequence ATGAAGCCCTTAACTCCCATTGGTTCGCCTTCACCACTGCGCCTCCTAAACAAGGGGCCTGATTACCTGCGTAGGCAGATGGACGCCGGAAGCAGAGGCCGTTCGATCAGCGCCGTAGAACGACTTGAAGCTGACAAGGCAAAGTACGTCAAGACACAACAGGTTATAAACACCAAGCAGGAACCTGTGTTAGTTCCCTGTGCAACCCCTCCACCAGTCCCGCGTCGCAACCTCACCACCTCCACTCCATCAACACCCGTTCTCCTGCCCCGAAATCAAATGGTGCCTTTCTCCGCACCATCATTTTCAAGGGAGGAAAATGAGGATGACTCCAGGAAAGAGAACTGCCGGAATGAATCTGATGTGGAAACAAACAATAATGCAAACAAGCCTCCAGTTCTTTCCCCAAGAACTCCATTAGTGGCTCCACATAGTGCGCCAATAATGCGCAGAAGCAACGGCAAGCGCATGCTGCGTCCAGACTCTCTGGTCATTTACAGACAGAAGAAAGAATGCAAAAGTCCCGGCGAAAACATCAACGGTAACATAGAGGTCAAGGGATACAGCTTCGTGCGACGGCTCTTCCAGGGATCCATGCGAGAAAAGAGTAGCATCAATGATGTGGCTCAAAAAACGGTGATAAACGAGGAGAAGGCTTCATCCTCTAGAGACGAGGATTCTCGAATGTCCTGGTCCAATGACAAAGACACTGTCGATGGTGGAGTCGAGACCAGACGTTCAAGCAAATCTGAGCGAGAACACTCATCGGCAGAGATGCAAAACAACAACGAGGAGAAGCAACCGAAGATTTGTTTACGAAATAGCACAAGGAACTCTAACAATAATGACATGGACCCTTGGAAGCCCGTCATTCCTTGGAAGCGCACCAACATGAAACGCTCaaagtcagaattgcgacttCGGTGCTCGCTAGCTATATCTGAGCAGGAGCGCTTCTTTGATTACTGTGGATTAGACTTTGATATGGTGGAGAGGCTCGGACCAGAGAACTTTCTAGCTGGTGCCAGTTCAGTCGACACGCTCTCGCTGCTACTTAGGAGTGTCGGAGGAGGCGGATCGGAGCCTAGTGAGTTTTCCAGACACTCTGGAGAAGGGATTTTCCAAGAGGAACTTGCAGAGCAGATTCCGACAGGTGTGTCTATTATTGAGAGGAATGCGCGCGTCATTAAGTGGCTCTACGGTTGCAGGAGCGCAGCCCAGGAAGGTCCTAAAGAGTCTACTGTTTGA